The Nocardioides zeae genome includes the window GCCGGGTTTCGAGCTGGACCAGGACAAGGCCCAGCACCGCGATCTCGACGAGGATGAGCCCGGCTGCCCCGCGTATGCCGAGGCTGAGCCCGCCGAGGAACGGGGGGATGGCGAGCGCGAGGACAGGGACCGCATCCGCCTCGACGACCGCGTAACCGCAGATTGCGGCCACCGCGACCGCCTCGGCGACAGCGAGAGCGAGTTTCGGCACCCACCGGAGCGCCGACAACGATGTCGCCACCAGCCAGACGATGGCGAAAAGCAGCACGACGGCCAGGCTTCTCGTGTCGCGCAGCCACAGGGCGGGGCCGGCGACGGCGCACAGGCCCAGGATCCGGGCGACTGCCCCGATCTCGAAGGGTCGGACCACTTGGAGCCTCAGGGCGTCAGCCCCCGAAGCCAGAGTCCATGATGCCGATCACCGCCGGGCCCATCACCGCGATGAAGAGGCACGGGAGGATGAGCAGGATCAGCGGCACCGTGATCTTCACGGGCACCTGCTGCGCCCGCTTCTCGGCGTGCTGACGCCGCTTGACCCGCATCTCCTTGGACTGGGTGCGCAGCACCTGGCCGATGGGCACGCCGAAGGAGTCCGCCTGCACGAGGGCGCCGACGAAGGACTGCAGGTCGTCCACCTTGCTGCGGTTCGCCATGCCGCGCAGCGCCTCGGCCCGACTGAAGCCGAGCTGCATCTCCCGCAGCACCCGGGAGAACTCCTCGGCGACCGGCCCGGTCGTGTTGCGGGCCACCTGCTGCACGGCCGCGTCGAACCCGAGGCCCGACTCGACGCTGATGGTGAGCAGGTCGATGGCATCGGCCAGGTCACGTCGTGTGGACTCGGCGCGGTCGTAGGCGCGCTGGTAGAGCCACATGTTGGGGGCGAAGAAGCCCGCGGCCGTCAGTCCACCGAGGAGCAGCACCAAGATGGGGAGCCCGGGCGTGGCCAACAGAACGAGAAGGAGGGCCGCGATGAAACCGACGATGCCGCCCACCACCTTCGCGGAGGCGACGCGGTCGACGGTCCACCCGGCCGGGCTGCCGGCCTGCTCGAGCTTGCGCTGCCAGCGCTGCGCCGAGTCCCCGCCGGTGAGGCGCCGCCCGAGCCGCGAGAACCGGTTGAGCAACGGGGTGACGACCCGCTCCTCGAACGACCGGTCGGCGTCCTGGCGGAGCTCCTCCGGCGCGTTGCCCAGCGCCTCGAGGTAGGCCAACGACCGGTTGAGACCGCCCGTGGCCTCGGTGCGG containing:
- a CDS encoding type II secretion system F family protein; this encodes MVVIAVFGALLLVGAFVIAWMALSRTEATGGLNRSLAYLEALGNAPEELRQDADRSFEERVVTPLLNRFSRLGRRLTGGDSAQRWQRKLEQAGSPAGWTVDRVASAKVVGGIVGFIAALLLVLLATPGLPILVLLLGGLTAAGFFAPNMWLYQRAYDRAESTRRDLADAIDLLTISVESGLGFDAAVQQVARNTTGPVAEEFSRVLREMQLGFSRAEALRGMANRSKVDDLQSFVGALVQADSFGVPIGQVLRTQSKEMRVKRRQHAEKRAQQVPVKITVPLILLILPCLFIAVMGPAVIGIMDSGFGG